The Candidatus Omnitrophota bacterium genomic interval TGAAATTCATCCCGTATACACCGGCTATGAACGTAAGGGGTATGAACACGGTGGCGAACATGGTCAGGACCTTCATCACCTCGTTCATCTTATTGCTCAGGCTGGATAAATATACCTCCAGTATGCCCGACACCATATCCCTCATGGCTTCCAGAGTGTCCACTACCTGTATAGTATGGTCATATACGTCGCGGAAATATATTTTTGTATGTTTTTTTATACCGGGGAAATCCCCACGCTGGATAGAGCTCAAAACCTCGCGCAAGGGCCATATAGACCTTCTGAGGAGGATCGTGCTTCTTTTGAGCCCGTGTATGTCAGAGACCTGCACTTTGTCCGGGTCTAGCGCGAGCTCACCTTCTATCTTTTCAGTATCTTCCGAGAACTTTTCCAGTATGGCAAAGTAATTGTCTACCACTGAATCCACAAGCGCGTACGCGAGATAATCCGCACCCATACCACGCACTTTCCCTTTACCCTGGCGTATCCTGTTGCGTACGGGATCGAACACATCCCCGACCCTCTCCTGGAACGAAATAACATACCTGTCCGCCACTACAAGGCTGACCTGTTCGGTTACCACATCTTTCATAGCCGTGTCCAGGTAGCACATCTTTAGCACCAGGAAGATATATCCGTCGTAATCCTCGACCTTGGGCCTCTGTCCGGTGTTCACGATATCCTCAAGAAGAAGCGGATGTAACCCGAAATCGGACCCAAGTTTCTCTATGATCGACAGGTCATGTACCCCGTCCACATTTATCCATGTCACCGTGGACGTATTCTTGAAATCGGAACATTCCTCGACTGAGTTCACGGTTTTTTCCGTGAACTTCTTCTCGTCATAATCCATGACGGTTATTTTAACGCCGGAAGAGATCTTTTCCCCTATATGGACCAGGGTCCCCGGGGCCAGGCCCGCCATTTTCGATATTTTTTTAGTAAGTCTGGGCATTTTCATCCTCTCTCAGGATAGACACGTCGCACGATCGGCCGTTGACTTCCACGCCTGTATACCGAAATACGACAAGGGATACCCTTTTTACTTCCCTTCCTTCTCCCTGAGTATGTTATCGACCACACGCGATAGTTCGTTCCCGAGGACAAAAGGCTTACGCAGGACCTCGTCCCTGCCCCCTGCCTTGTAGAAGTCCATCTGGTATTTGAATATCTCGCTGGGATGTCCCGAGATAAGCACTACTTCGGTATCAGGGTGTTCCTTCTTTATCCCCTTGCAGACCTCTACGCCGTTCAAGCCCGGCATTACCAGGTCGACAAAGGCTATATCGAACCTGGCCTCACTGACGAGTTCAAGCGCCTGCTTGCCGTTGGAAACCGTAACCACCTCATGCCCGCAAGCCTCTAGTTCGCCTTTTATCCCCATCAGGATGATCTCCTCATCGTCCACTACAAGAATCCTGCCTTTCAGCATATCTACCCCTTCCTGGCGCTATAGTACTAAGGTGTTCATGTTATCCCTGTGCGCTAAGCGTTCTCAGTATAATATCATTTATTCCCGGCCACTTCATCGTCCCCGACCAACTTACGCACCTCCCTGGCAAGTAACGCCGGGCTGTCATATTCTATCACGTTATTTATACCTATCTTCTCGCATATCTTAGTGGTTATATTGTAATCCAGTTCCTGGTTCATGCGCGCGTACAATATCACAGGAGTATCCATTGTACGCGGCATCTGCCGTAATTTCGAGACCACGAACACCCCGGATATATCTTTAAGTCCCATATTGATCAGGAGTATCCCCGGAGTCTCGTCCATTATCTTCTCCATCGCGGCAAGACCGCCCCCGGCATGGTCCACGGTGAACCCTTCATGCAGGAATTCCAACGCTATTTTATCGAATTCTTCTTTATTGTCCTCGACTATAAGTACTTTCTTAATCACACCCTTTTTTCCTTTTGCGCGCACCGGCCCATACCTCTTTTCCAGTATGAACTCGATCTCCCCCATCAATTTATGAAGGTCGAAAGGTTTAGGCATGAACCCGTCCACGTTTATATCCCTGAAGATCTGTTCAAGATTTGCCCTGGCGGTAAGCACAAGTACCGCGTGATCCGGCCTGGGACCTCCATGGCATATCCTGTTATAGAACTCAATACCGCCCATATTAGGCATGTTGATATCCAGCACGATAAGATGTGGAGTGAACGTCTCCAGGACCAGAAGGGCCTGGGCCCCGTCATACGCGGTCATGACCTCATATCCTTTCACGCTTTCCAACTGGAACTTCAGCGCCAGGACAAGGTCTTCCGCGTCATCTACCAGAAGTATTCTCCACTTTTCGTTGTCCATGCACACCCTTCCCTAGATCTCCTCGATCTACGTGTTATCATCCCTTTATCGGGATGGTAAAACTGAATACACTTCCACGCCCGGGGTCCGATTCTACCCAGATGCGCCCACCATGGCGCTGTACTATCTCACGGCATATCGCGAGCCCCAGCCCCGTACCCCCGGTCTTCCTTGTAGCCGGGTCCCCCAGCTGCCGGAACTTGTCGAACAATTTTTCCTTATCGGTCCCCGCTATCCCCA includes:
- the corA gene encoding magnesium/cobalt transporter CorA, which produces MPRLTKKISKMAGLAPGTLVHIGEKISSGVKITVMDYDEKKFTEKTVNSVEECSDFKNTSTVTWINVDGVHDLSIIEKLGSDFGLHPLLLEDIVNTGQRPKVEDYDGYIFLVLKMCYLDTAMKDVVTEQVSLVVADRYVISFQERVGDVFDPVRNRIRQGKGKVRGMGADYLAYALVDSVVDNYFAILEKFSEDTEKIEGELALDPDKVQVSDIHGLKRSTILLRRSIWPLREVLSSIQRGDFPGIKKHTKIYFRDVYDHTIQVVDTLEAMRDMVSGILEVYLSSLSNKMNEVMKVLTMFATVFIPLTFIAGVYGMNFKYMPELEWQWGYFAVLGIMGLVGVTMLVYFKRKKWL
- a CDS encoding response regulator is translated as MDNEKWRILLVDDAEDLVLALKFQLESVKGYEVMTAYDGAQALLVLETFTPHLIVLDINMPNMGGIEFYNRICHGGPRPDHAVLVLTARANLEQIFRDINVDGFMPKPFDLHKLMGEIEFILEKRYGPVRAKGKKGVIKKVLIVEDNKEEFDKIALEFLHEGFTVDHAGGGLAAMEKIMDETPGILLINMGLKDISGVFVVSKLRQMPRTMDTPVILYARMNQELDYNITTKICEKIGINNVIEYDSPALLAREVRKLVGDDEVAGNK
- a CDS encoding response regulator, with amino-acid sequence MLKGRILVVDDEEIILMGIKGELEACGHEVVTVSNGKQALELVSEARFDIAFVDLVMPGLNGVEVCKGIKKEHPDTEVVLISGHPSEIFKYQMDFYKAGGRDEVLRKPFVLGNELSRVVDNILREKEGK